The Medicago truncatula cultivar Jemalong A17 chromosome 4, MtrunA17r5.0-ANR, whole genome shotgun sequence genome includes a region encoding these proteins:
- the LOC25493957 gene encoding uncharacterized protein isoform X1, with protein MSGGTPVGAGGLMRQRHSQGYASSGDDLEDDACSRQRAFLPPSPPKKTWIELLENFLWLASAAFILYFGDQHSNFIYLLCHDDRIRRLPLYLGMIGIGLNTLIFVYTTILAWSVRRFDEKWGLMKWEITSITVLPFATGFGITSFCLFTFALWPIWSFLTIPLLFTLFMACMVVIPYLIFGILGRPQNDEFRTD; from the exons ATGTCTGGGGGAACACCTGTTGGGGCAGGTGGTTTAATGAGGCAGAGACATAGCCAGGGTTATGCTAGTAGTGGTGATGACTTGGAAGACGATGCATGTTCGAGGCAGCGTGCTTTTCTGCCTCCGAGTCCTCCTAAAAAGACATGGATTGAGCTGCTCGAAAATTTTCTTTGGCTTGCTTCAGCTGCTTTTATTCTATACTTTGGTGATCAGCATTCCAATTTCATATATCTCCTGTGCCATGACGATCGTATTAGAAG ACTGCCTCTATATCTTGGGATGATCGGTATTGGGTTGAACACATTGATTTTCGTTTATACAACTATCTTGGCTTGGAGCGTTCGAAGGTTTGATGAAAAATGGGGATTAATGAAATGggaaataacaagtatcacagTGTTGCCATTCGCCACTGGATTTGGAATCACCTCTTTTTGCTT GTTCACCTTTGCTTTGTGGCCAATTTGGAGTTTCTTGACGATTCCTCTTCTG TTTACACTATTCATGGCATGCATGGTAGTAATCCCTTATCTCATTTTTGGGATTCTTGGCCGGCCTCAGAATGATGAATTCCGTACAGATTAA
- the LOC25493957 gene encoding uncharacterized protein isoform X2, translating into MRQRHSQGYASSGDDLEDDACSRQRAFLPPSPPKKTWIELLENFLWLASAAFILYFGDQHSNFIYLLCHDDRIRRLPLYLGMIGIGLNTLIFVYTTILAWSVRRFDEKWGLMKWEITSITVLPFATGFGITSFCLFTFALWPIWSFLTIPLLFTLFMACMVVIPYLIFGILGRPQNDEFRTD; encoded by the exons ATGAGGCAGAGACATAGCCAGGGTTATGCTAGTAGTGGTGATGACTTGGAAGACGATGCATGTTCGAGGCAGCGTGCTTTTCTGCCTCCGAGTCCTCCTAAAAAGACATGGATTGAGCTGCTCGAAAATTTTCTTTGGCTTGCTTCAGCTGCTTTTATTCTATACTTTGGTGATCAGCATTCCAATTTCATATATCTCCTGTGCCATGACGATCGTATTAGAAG ACTGCCTCTATATCTTGGGATGATCGGTATTGGGTTGAACACATTGATTTTCGTTTATACAACTATCTTGGCTTGGAGCGTTCGAAGGTTTGATGAAAAATGGGGATTAATGAAATGggaaataacaagtatcacagTGTTGCCATTCGCCACTGGATTTGGAATCACCTCTTTTTGCTT GTTCACCTTTGCTTTGTGGCCAATTTGGAGTTTCTTGACGATTCCTCTTCTG TTTACACTATTCATGGCATGCATGGTAGTAATCCCTTATCTCATTTTTGGGATTCTTGGCCGGCCTCAGAATGATGAATTCCGTACAGATTAA